From the genome of Muricauda sp. SCSIO 64092, one region includes:
- a CDS encoding TolC family protein, producing the protein MKIREKLILAILLIATNSFSQSINEFIENGLKENDISKKLPHLDTLIAMAKEHSPFIKVTLNEQQYRDGVVSFEQRAWLQYINLEAGYNYGIFDNLSNQQIAGDPQSQVLFSTEQSRYQVGVSLRLPLSAIINRRARILSAKGEAKKARFETEVAEMELEQKVVTLYNDLLKVHRMFFLASSIVDNFRVQSIRAEKEFSNGIINITEYTRLQQMLNQASMNYELQRSDFVAAVMALEHITGADFDI; encoded by the coding sequence ATGAAGATTCGGGAAAAATTGATTTTGGCAATTTTATTGATTGCTACGAACTCATTTTCACAATCCATCAATGAATTTATAGAAAATGGATTGAAGGAAAATGACATTAGCAAAAAACTGCCCCATTTGGATACGCTCATTGCCATGGCAAAAGAGCATTCCCCATTTATAAAAGTAACCCTTAACGAACAGCAATACCGGGATGGTGTCGTTTCCTTTGAACAACGGGCCTGGCTACAATACATTAATCTGGAGGCCGGTTACAACTACGGTATTTTCGATAACCTCAGCAACCAGCAAATCGCTGGGGATCCACAAAGCCAAGTGCTTTTTTCAACCGAGCAGAGCAGGTATCAGGTAGGGGTGTCCTTACGCCTTCCATTGTCGGCCATTATCAATAGAAGGGCCCGAATTTTAAGTGCAAAAGGCGAGGCCAAAAAGGCGAGGTTCGAAACGGAAGTTGCCGAAATGGAATTGGAACAAAAAGTGGTCACGCTCTACAACGACTTGTTGAAAGTACACCGAATGTTCTTTTTGGCGAGTTCCATAGTGGACAACTTTAGGGTACAATCCATACGCGCGGAAAAAGAGTTTTCCAATGGAATTATAAATATAACGGAGTACACCCGCTTGCAGCAGATGTTGAACCAGGCATCCATGAACTATGAACTACAACGATCGGATTTTGTTGCGGCGGTAATGGCCCTGGAACATATTACAGGGGCAGATTTTGATATTTGA